One Mycobacteroides salmoniphilum DNA segment encodes these proteins:
- a CDS encoding YhgE/Pip domain-containing protein yields MLAGLAFGSEIKRFGRSRMTRAAIVVLMLLPLVYGALYLWAYWDPFGHVNKMPVALVNADKGATVSGQHVNIGEEISKSLTADGSMDWHVLSLDEARNGVDHGTYYFMLELPPDFSEAIASPLTGQPKQANLVAVYNDANNYISSSIGRTAIDQVLNAVSTRISGQAVNQVLSVVVSSGAGIQQAADGAAQLADGAAKVDDGAGQLANGLHTARPGSAQLATGAKQLSDGINQATDPLLTVSKAVANIGGSTDKLQQGTDALRQANDQIDGIAKAQDNAANALTAVIDQLAGRQDPAANTLRGIQDQLREHQFTPQVRQQLTDAENASIAMTETLRGPGSPLKSALDQVGGKGQELTNKLNQMRNGAQQLAAGNAQLASGIAQMYDGAQQLKSGTSQLRSGSAELATKLADGAKQVPNWSAQQKDSIADTIGGPVHLETSHENAAPNFGTGMAPFFVTLALFFGALVLWMILRPLQNRAIAAEVLPIRVALSSYLPAATIGIFQAIILYCVVRFALGMHAAHPVAMLAFMVLISFAFVAATQAINALVGAAVGRVLLMALLMLQLVSAGGMYPVETTSRPFQVLHKYDPMTYGVDGLRQLILGGIDGRLWQAVVTLLCIALGGLLITSLSARRNQLWNLTRLLPSIKM; encoded by the coding sequence ATGCTCGCTGGACTCGCATTTGGTTCAGAAATAAAGCGATTCGGCCGCAGCCGAATGACCCGCGCCGCGATCGTGGTCCTCATGCTGCTGCCGCTGGTGTACGGCGCGCTGTATCTGTGGGCGTACTGGGACCCCTTCGGCCACGTCAACAAGATGCCGGTGGCACTGGTCAACGCCGACAAGGGCGCCACCGTCTCCGGCCAGCACGTAAACATCGGCGAGGAAATCTCCAAGAGCCTCACCGCCGACGGCAGCATGGACTGGCATGTTCTCAGTCTCGACGAGGCGCGCAATGGGGTTGACCACGGCACGTACTACTTCATGTTGGAGCTGCCCCCCGATTTCAGTGAGGCCATCGCCTCGCCGCTCACCGGTCAGCCGAAGCAGGCCAATCTGGTCGCCGTATACAACGACGCCAACAACTACATCTCCTCGAGCATCGGCCGCACCGCCATCGATCAGGTGCTCAATGCCGTCTCGACCCGTATCTCCGGCCAGGCCGTCAATCAGGTTCTGTCCGTGGTGGTTTCCTCCGGTGCGGGCATCCAGCAGGCCGCTGACGGCGCTGCGCAGCTCGCGGACGGCGCGGCTAAGGTCGACGACGGTGCGGGGCAGCTCGCAAACGGGCTGCACACAGCCCGGCCCGGATCTGCGCAACTGGCCACCGGCGCCAAGCAGCTCTCCGACGGCATCAACCAGGCCACCGACCCTCTGCTGACCGTCAGTAAGGCGGTCGCGAACATCGGCGGCAGCACCGACAAACTTCAGCAGGGCACCGACGCGCTACGGCAAGCCAACGATCAGATCGACGGCATCGCCAAGGCCCAGGACAACGCCGCCAACGCGCTTACCGCGGTGATCGATCAGCTAGCCGGGCGCCAGGACCCGGCGGCGAACACGCTGCGCGGCATCCAGGACCAGCTGCGCGAACATCAGTTCACACCCCAGGTTCGCCAGCAGCTGACCGATGCGGAAAACGCGTCGATCGCGATGACCGAGACGCTGCGCGGACCCGGCAGCCCGCTGAAATCTGCTCTTGATCAGGTTGGCGGCAAGGGGCAGGAACTCACCAACAAGCTCAACCAGATGCGAAACGGCGCACAGCAGCTCGCCGCCGGAAATGCGCAATTGGCCAGTGGCATCGCCCAAATGTACGACGGCGCACAACAACTGAAATCGGGTACCTCGCAGCTGCGTTCCGGCTCGGCCGAACTGGCGACCAAGCTTGCCGATGGGGCCAAGCAGGTACCCAACTGGAGTGCCCAACAGAAGGACTCCATCGCCGATACCATCGGCGGCCCGGTGCATCTGGAGACCTCGCACGAGAATGCCGCGCCCAACTTCGGTACCGGTATGGCACCGTTCTTCGTCACGCTAGCGTTGTTCTTCGGGGCCTTGGTGCTGTGGATGATACTGCGGCCCTTGCAGAATCGAGCAATCGCCGCGGAGGTACTCCCCATCCGGGTGGCGCTCTCCAGTTATCTACCCGCCGCCACCATCGGGATCTTCCAGGCGATCATCCTGTATTGCGTGGTGCGATTCGCCCTCGGAATGCACGCCGCTCACCCGGTCGCGATGCTCGCCTTCATGGTGCTGATCTCGTTCGCGTTCGTCGCCGCTACCCAGGCCATCAACGCACTGGTGGGTGCGGCTGTCGGGCGCGTACTGCTCATGGCCTTACTGATGTTGCAACTGGTCAGCGCCGGCGGCATGTATCCGGTGGAGACCACCTCGAGACCCTTCCAGGTTCTCCACAAATACGACCCGATGACGTACGGCGTCGACGGGTTACGTCAGCTGATCCTGGGCGGTATCGACGGCAGACTGTGGCAGGCGGTGGTCACCCTGCTCTGCATCGCGTTGGGTGGGCTCCTGATCACCAGCCTGTCGGCCCGGCGTAATCAACTCTGGAATCTGACGAGGCTACTGCCGTCGATCAAGATGTAG
- a CDS encoding WhiB family transcriptional regulator, whose product MAIAYRRHSAPDSVDADGIDAPECLWVVWGKAVTRPKFRGVEPALDELEWQVKAVCRGMSTDIFYHAETQRGALRKQYEVQAKRICNECPVRKPCAAHAIRTDEPHGVWGAMTTRERRLAMTRSRRKAAAADQATS is encoded by the coding sequence GTGGCTATCGCGTACCGCCGGCATTCGGCTCCAGACTCGGTGGATGCGGATGGCATCGACGCGCCCGAATGTTTGTGGGTGGTCTGGGGCAAGGCCGTGACGCGACCAAAGTTTCGCGGCGTGGAACCGGCGCTGGATGAACTGGAGTGGCAAGTAAAGGCCGTCTGTCGCGGAATGTCGACGGATATCTTCTACCACGCCGAAACTCAGCGGGGAGCATTGCGGAAGCAATACGAGGTGCAGGCGAAACGGATCTGCAACGAGTGTCCGGTGCGAAAGCCGTGCGCGGCCCATGCCATAAGAACTGATGAACCACACGGTGTTTGGGGTGCGATGACAACGCGTGAGCGGCGACTGGCCATGACGCGGTCACGGCGCAAGGCCGCCGCGGCGGACCAGGCTACATCTTGA